One Periplaneta americana isolate PAMFEO1 chromosome 8, P.americana_PAMFEO1_priV1, whole genome shotgun sequence genomic region harbors:
- the Deaf1 gene encoding deformed epidermal autoregulatory factor 1 isoform X2: MEEDRTSETVVMPDISEPLTNESEEHGVLTSESHQTVTPVAVPVSSVPVSLPVGSLIGVASTGTTFNVITPDQLQLPGSAQFKPHVLCVDNSFICDTRQDKDSDSLRTWVRSQNGELKATHIVIQNDPGGDEPTTPSSTPGTPLGLRAEAVPSSWTESANMPVLPVRCKNTSAELHKHRFGSGGRGRCIKLADNWYTPSEFEALCGRASSKDWKRSIRFGGRSLQTLIDEGILTPHATSCTCSACCDDDTATGPVRLFTPYKRRKRKETTSDGEGGAPRKLKRAVSKDGSNGEDSDADPMAVVSADSKPMVSGASGEEWHNAAYVQGRLGDGMVVTATSPGSANQQQAGSSSPQQGSTSQSGTGTDGTEFQTVATQASYNDLFKKLEEMSNRMSKLAQQFQRTLEETREQCQREINNLKEAKDQAVLAARVETHVACTRAVFEPRAGETALPVHVVDPIETVGLQPTSDATENKKCANCNREAYAECSLCRRTPYCSTFCQRKDWTSHQVECVRSATEPGSIMLIVESTEQVLTSQPE; the protein is encoded by the exons ATGGAAGAGGACCGAACATCGGAAACTGTCGTAATGCCGGACATCTCCGAACCCTTAACGAATGAATCCGAGGAACATGGAGTTCTGACTTCGGAATCGCATCAAACTGTGACACCGGTCGCGGTTCCAGTGTCATCAGTACCTGTCTCTCTTCCTGTGGGTTCGCTTATTGGTGTTGCAAGTACCGGTACAACATTTAACGTTATCACACCAGATCAGTTACAG TTACCAGGGTCAGCCCAGTTCAAGCCCCATGTATTGTGTGTGGACAACAGTTTTATCTGTGATACAAGGCAAGATAAGGATTCCGATTCGTTGCGAACCTGGGTGAGATCACAG AATGGCGAGTTGAAAGCTACGCATATTGTGATACAAAATGACCCAGGTGGTGATGAGCCCACCACCCCTTCCAGCACTCCAGGGACACCTTTGGGACTGCGAGCAGAGGCAGTTCCCAGTTCCTGGACAGAGTCAGCTAATATGCCTGTTCTACCAGTCAGATGCAAG AACACAAGTGCAGAGTTGCATAAGCATCGTTTTGGGTCAGGAGGGAGAGGCCGCTGCATAAAGTTAGCTGACAACTGGTACACTCCAAGTGAATTTGAAGCTCTCTGTGGCCGAGCATCTAGCAAAGACTGGAAAAGAAGCATCAGGTTTGGTGGTCGAAGCCTGCAAACTCTGATAGACGAGGGAATCCTCACCCCACATGCTACCAGCTGTACCTGCTCAGCCTGCTGTGATGACGACACTGCT ACTGGTCCAGTACGGCTGTTCACACCTTACAAAcgtcgaaagaggaaagaaacaaCATCTGATGGCGAAGGAGGTGCACCACGCAAATTGAAACGTGCTGTTTCCAAAGATGGCAGTAATGGTGAAGACAGTGATGCAG ATCCAATGGCTGTAGTGTCTGCTGACTCCAAACCTATGGTTAGTGGTGCAAGTGGAGAGGAGTGGCACAATGCTGCTTATGTTCAGGGCCGCTTAGGTGATGGCATGGTGGTCACAGCCACGTCCCCAGGCTCGGCTAACCAGCAGCAAGCAGGTTCATCATCCCCTCAGCAAGGTTCCACATCACAATCTGGAACAGGAACTGATGGTACAGAATTCCAGACTGTTGCAACCCAGGCATCGTACAATGACCTGTTTAAGAAACTTGAAGAG ATGTCTAATAGGATGTCGAAGTTAGCACAGCAATTTCAGAGGACATTGGAAGAAACTAGAGAACAGTGCCAAAgggaaataaacaatttaaaagaaGCCAAAGATCAGGCTGTTCTGGCTGCAAGAGTAGAAACGCATGTTGCATGTACCAG AGCTGTATTCGAACCCAGGGCAGGAGAAACTGCACTTCCTGTTCATGTGGTGGACCCCATTGAAACAGTGGGTTTGCAGCCAACCTCAGATGCCACTGAGAATAAAAAG TGTGCCAACTGCAATCGTGAAGCTTATGCAGAGTGTTCCCTCTGCCGACGTACGCCTTACTGCTCAACATTCTGCCAGCGCAAAGACTGGACAAGTCATCAGGTAGAATGTGTGCGCAGTGCAACAGAACCCGGATCCATCATGCTCATAGTAGAGAGCACAGAACAGGTCCTCACTTCACAGCCAGAGTAA
- the Deaf1 gene encoding deformed epidermal autoregulatory factor 1 isoform X1, with protein sequence MEEDRTSETVVMPDISEPLTNESEEHGVLTSESHQTVTPVAVPVSSVPVSLPVGSLIGVASTGTTFNVITPDQLQLPGSAQFKPHVLCVDNSFICDTRQDKDSDSLRTWVRSQVVFEGLGARRALLQNNGELKATHIVIQNDPGGDEPTTPSSTPGTPLGLRAEAVPSSWTESANMPVLPVRCKNTSAELHKHRFGSGGRGRCIKLADNWYTPSEFEALCGRASSKDWKRSIRFGGRSLQTLIDEGILTPHATSCTCSACCDDDTATGPVRLFTPYKRRKRKETTSDGEGGAPRKLKRAVSKDGSNGEDSDADPMAVVSADSKPMVSGASGEEWHNAAYVQGRLGDGMVVTATSPGSANQQQAGSSSPQQGSTSQSGTGTDGTEFQTVATQASYNDLFKKLEEMSNRMSKLAQQFQRTLEETREQCQREINNLKEAKDQAVLAARVETHVACTRAVFEPRAGETALPVHVVDPIETVGLQPTSDATENKKCANCNREAYAECSLCRRTPYCSTFCQRKDWTSHQVECVRSATEPGSIMLIVESTEQVLTSQPE encoded by the exons ATGGAAGAGGACCGAACATCGGAAACTGTCGTAATGCCGGACATCTCCGAACCCTTAACGAATGAATCCGAGGAACATGGAGTTCTGACTTCGGAATCGCATCAAACTGTGACACCGGTCGCGGTTCCAGTGTCATCAGTACCTGTCTCTCTTCCTGTGGGTTCGCTTATTGGTGTTGCAAGTACCGGTACAACATTTAACGTTATCACACCAGATCAGTTACAG TTACCAGGGTCAGCCCAGTTCAAGCCCCATGTATTGTGTGTGGACAACAGTTTTATCTGTGATACAAGGCAAGATAAGGATTCCGATTCGTTGCGAACCTGGGTGAGATCACAG GTTGTATTTGAGggactgggtgcaagaagggcactTCTCCAAaat AATGGCGAGTTGAAAGCTACGCATATTGTGATACAAAATGACCCAGGTGGTGATGAGCCCACCACCCCTTCCAGCACTCCAGGGACACCTTTGGGACTGCGAGCAGAGGCAGTTCCCAGTTCCTGGACAGAGTCAGCTAATATGCCTGTTCTACCAGTCAGATGCAAG AACACAAGTGCAGAGTTGCATAAGCATCGTTTTGGGTCAGGAGGGAGAGGCCGCTGCATAAAGTTAGCTGACAACTGGTACACTCCAAGTGAATTTGAAGCTCTCTGTGGCCGAGCATCTAGCAAAGACTGGAAAAGAAGCATCAGGTTTGGTGGTCGAAGCCTGCAAACTCTGATAGACGAGGGAATCCTCACCCCACATGCTACCAGCTGTACCTGCTCAGCCTGCTGTGATGACGACACTGCT ACTGGTCCAGTACGGCTGTTCACACCTTACAAAcgtcgaaagaggaaagaaacaaCATCTGATGGCGAAGGAGGTGCACCACGCAAATTGAAACGTGCTGTTTCCAAAGATGGCAGTAATGGTGAAGACAGTGATGCAG ATCCAATGGCTGTAGTGTCTGCTGACTCCAAACCTATGGTTAGTGGTGCAAGTGGAGAGGAGTGGCACAATGCTGCTTATGTTCAGGGCCGCTTAGGTGATGGCATGGTGGTCACAGCCACGTCCCCAGGCTCGGCTAACCAGCAGCAAGCAGGTTCATCATCCCCTCAGCAAGGTTCCACATCACAATCTGGAACAGGAACTGATGGTACAGAATTCCAGACTGTTGCAACCCAGGCATCGTACAATGACCTGTTTAAGAAACTTGAAGAG ATGTCTAATAGGATGTCGAAGTTAGCACAGCAATTTCAGAGGACATTGGAAGAAACTAGAGAACAGTGCCAAAgggaaataaacaatttaaaagaaGCCAAAGATCAGGCTGTTCTGGCTGCAAGAGTAGAAACGCATGTTGCATGTACCAG AGCTGTATTCGAACCCAGGGCAGGAGAAACTGCACTTCCTGTTCATGTGGTGGACCCCATTGAAACAGTGGGTTTGCAGCCAACCTCAGATGCCACTGAGAATAAAAAG TGTGCCAACTGCAATCGTGAAGCTTATGCAGAGTGTTCCCTCTGCCGACGTACGCCTTACTGCTCAACATTCTGCCAGCGCAAAGACTGGACAAGTCATCAGGTAGAATGTGTGCGCAGTGCAACAGAACCCGGATCCATCATGCTCATAGTAGAGAGCACAGAACAGGTCCTCACTTCACAGCCAGAGTAA